In the genome of Cupriavidus malaysiensis, one region contains:
- a CDS encoding Ldh family oxidoreductase, with the protein MKEETQTVRHDSAALVELAGSLLRSAGMPGDRADDVAAILVEADLMGHDTHGLQLLPTYLAEIESGSMAVQGDYTVLSERAAVATWDGHRLPGPWLTLRALDAAMARARDYGTGTVTIRRSHHIACLAAYLERATQAGYVMLLFSSAPAAATVAPFGGTRAVFSPSPLAVGFPTPRGPVLIDVSTSITTNGLTGRLYREGKRLPHPWLIDAQGHPSDDPAVLFAPQAGSILPLGGLDAGHKGFALSLMVEALTAGLSGHGRDDPGKRWGNTVFLQVLDPEAFAGGEAFAHQMGWVAGACADNPPRPGVDAVRLPGQGALARKARQLRDGVALNPAIVPQLAPWLEKYGVAMPAPVAG; encoded by the coding sequence ATGAAGGAAGAGACGCAGACGGTGCGCCACGACAGCGCGGCGCTGGTGGAACTGGCCGGCAGCCTGCTGCGCAGCGCGGGCATGCCGGGTGACCGTGCCGACGACGTGGCGGCGATCCTGGTCGAGGCCGACCTGATGGGGCACGACACCCACGGGCTGCAACTGCTGCCGACCTACCTGGCCGAGATCGAGAGCGGCAGCATGGCGGTGCAGGGCGACTACACGGTGCTGAGCGAGCGCGCCGCGGTGGCCACCTGGGACGGCCATCGCCTGCCCGGCCCGTGGCTGACGCTGCGCGCGCTCGACGCCGCCATGGCACGCGCGCGCGACTACGGCACCGGCACCGTGACGATCCGGCGCAGCCACCACATCGCCTGCCTGGCCGCCTACCTGGAGCGCGCCACGCAGGCTGGCTACGTGATGCTGCTGTTCTCGTCGGCACCGGCCGCGGCCACCGTGGCGCCGTTCGGCGGCACCCGCGCGGTGTTCTCGCCCAGCCCGCTGGCGGTCGGTTTCCCGACGCCGCGCGGTCCGGTGCTGATCGACGTCTCCACCTCCATCACCACCAACGGCCTGACCGGACGCCTCTACCGGGAAGGGAAGCGCCTGCCGCATCCGTGGCTGATCGACGCGCAAGGCCATCCCAGCGACGACCCCGCCGTGCTGTTCGCGCCGCAGGCCGGCTCCATCCTGCCGCTGGGCGGGCTCGACGCCGGCCACAAGGGCTTCGCCCTGTCGCTGATGGTGGAAGCGCTGACCGCCGGCCTGTCCGGCCACGGCCGCGACGACCCGGGCAAGCGCTGGGGCAATACCGTCTTCCTGCAGGTGCTCGATCCCGAGGCCTTTGCCGGCGGCGAGGCCTTCGCCCACCAGATGGGCTGGGTCGCCGGGGCCTGCGCCGACAACCCGCCGCGGCCCGGCGTCGATGCCGTGCGCCTGCCCGGCCAGGGCGCGCTGGCACGCAAGGCGCGCCAGCTGCGCGACGGCGTGGCGCTCAATCCGGCCATCGTGCCGCAGTTGGCGCCATGGCTGGAGAAGTACGGCGTGGCGATGCCGGCGCCGGTGGCCGGTTAG
- a CDS encoding Bug family tripartite tricarboxylate transporter substrate binding protein produces MTALPATQAHAQDKWPSKPINYVVPFAAGGTTDVLGRLIGQRLSVALGQPVVVENRAGAGGNIGSDYVAKAAPDGYTLVGGTISSHAINVSLYPRMPYDPVKQFQPVALIGTLPNVLVVNADSPWKSVQDVIAAARVPGTQVTFGSSGNGTSQHLAGELFAKLADVKLLHVPYKGSSPAMQALLGKQVDLVFENSVAAMPLIQSGKLRALATTGSKRAGELPDVPTLAEAGLKGYEIVSWQAIFAPAGTPAPVVDRLAGEIGKILADPAVRGRLAQLGIEPSGAGPAQLGAFQKAEVAKWGQLVKSAGIRLE; encoded by the coding sequence ATGACTGCCCTGCCCGCCACCCAGGCCCACGCCCAGGACAAATGGCCGAGCAAGCCGATCAACTACGTGGTGCCCTTCGCCGCCGGCGGCACCACCGACGTGCTGGGCCGCCTGATCGGCCAGCGCCTCTCGGTCGCGCTGGGCCAGCCGGTGGTGGTGGAGAACCGCGCCGGCGCGGGCGGCAATATCGGCTCCGACTACGTCGCCAAGGCGGCCCCGGACGGCTACACGCTGGTCGGCGGCACCATCAGCTCGCATGCCATCAACGTCAGCCTCTATCCCAGGATGCCCTATGACCCGGTCAAGCAGTTCCAACCGGTGGCGCTGATCGGCACCCTGCCGAACGTGCTGGTGGTCAATGCCGACAGCCCGTGGAAGAGCGTGCAGGACGTGATCGCCGCCGCGCGCGTGCCTGGCACCCAGGTCACCTTCGGCTCGTCCGGCAACGGCACCTCGCAGCACCTGGCCGGCGAGCTCTTCGCCAAGCTGGCGGACGTCAAGCTGCTGCACGTGCCCTACAAGGGCAGCAGCCCGGCCATGCAGGCCCTGCTCGGCAAGCAGGTCGACCTGGTGTTCGAGAACAGCGTGGCGGCCATGCCACTGATCCAGTCCGGCAAGCTGCGCGCGCTGGCCACTACCGGCAGCAAGCGCGCCGGCGAGCTGCCCGACGTGCCCACGCTGGCGGAGGCCGGGCTCAAGGGTTACGAGATCGTCTCCTGGCAGGCCATCTTCGCGCCGGCCGGCACGCCGGCACCGGTGGTGGACCGCCTCGCCGGCGAGATCGGCAAGATCCTCGCCGACCCGGCCGTGCGTGGCCGCCTGGCCCAGCTCGGCATCGAGCCCTCGGGTGCCGGCCCGGCCCAGCTCGGCGCCTTCCAGAAGGCCGAGGTGGCAAAGTGGGGCCAGCTGGTCAAGAGCGCCGGCATCCGGCTCGAATGA
- a CDS encoding MerR family transcriptional regulator: MQISELAKRVGVTAHAVRHYESLGLLVARRRPSGYREFDEGAVRELRFITMSRQCGFSLKQIAAVLPDYRSGVLTAADMIGMLQARIAEVDAEIDKRQVLRAHLVAHIGWFEAREQRRSDKAAQGGRGFPRAPREASLAAKGRAAGPDDKKVSTRSRRQGP; encoded by the coding sequence ATGCAGATATCGGAACTTGCCAAGCGCGTCGGCGTGACCGCCCACGCTGTCCGCCACTACGAAAGCCTCGGCTTGCTGGTCGCGCGGCGGCGGCCGTCCGGCTACCGCGAGTTCGACGAAGGCGCCGTGCGCGAACTGCGCTTCATCACCATGTCGCGCCAGTGCGGCTTCTCGCTCAAGCAGATCGCCGCGGTGCTGCCGGATTACCGCAGCGGGGTGCTGACGGCGGCCGACATGATCGGCATGCTGCAGGCCCGCATCGCCGAGGTGGACGCCGAGATCGACAAGCGGCAGGTATTGCGCGCCCATCTGGTGGCGCACATCGGCTGGTTCGAGGCACGCGAGCAGCGCCGCTCGGACAAGGCGGCGCAAGGTGGGCGCGGCTTTCCGCGCGCGCCGCGCGAGGCCTCGCTGGCGGCCAAGGGACGGGCCGCCGGGCCGGACGACAAGAAGGTTTCGACACGTAGCAGGAGACAAGGACCATGA
- a CDS encoding thiamine pyrophosphate-binding protein: MTRTPPASASASASASGQPQPLSDTRRRSGGRALVDALRIHGAERIFCVPGESFLDVLDALHDQPAIDLVVCKHEGAAANMAEADGKLTGRPGICFVTRGPGATHASIGVHIAAQDSTPMILFVGQIARGHKGREAFQEVDYAAMFGGMAKWAAEIDDAERIPEMVARAFRVATSGRPGPVVLALPEDVLDGECACADTAPYRPVSAAPSAADASALGEILRGAQRPLVIAGGANWSDAAAAAFSRFVQAWNLPVACAFRRQDVFDNRDAHYAGHLSLGMNARLAERVRQADVILAFGTRLGDIATDGYTLLDVPRPRQRLIHLHADSAELGRVYQPVLAIQSGIEAGAEMLATLPAPASAPWAEWTAGAHADHLAFAALPAPHAELSGVDLGAAVAHLDRVLPDDAILSNGAGNYTVWLHRFYAYRRPRTELAPTCGAMGYGLPAAIAAKLRAPERTVVCFAGDGCFLMYPQELATAAQAGANLIVVVVNNGMYGTIRMHQEKRYPGRVSGTGIATPDFVQMAQACGAWAERIERTEDFAAAFERARAAGRPALLELITDARQITPAMRLAD, encoded by the coding sequence ATGACCCGCACGCCACCCGCCTCCGCCTCCGCCTCCGCTTCCGCATCCGGCCAGCCCCAGCCGCTTTCCGACACCCGCCGCCGCAGCGGCGGCCGCGCCCTGGTCGATGCCCTGCGTATCCATGGCGCCGAGCGCATCTTCTGCGTGCCCGGCGAGAGCTTCCTCGACGTGCTCGATGCCCTGCACGATCAGCCCGCCATCGACCTGGTGGTGTGCAAGCACGAGGGCGCCGCGGCCAATATGGCCGAGGCCGACGGCAAGCTGACCGGGCGCCCCGGCATCTGCTTCGTCACGCGCGGGCCGGGCGCCACGCACGCGAGCATCGGTGTGCATATCGCCGCGCAGGACTCGACGCCGATGATTCTCTTCGTGGGCCAGATCGCACGCGGCCACAAGGGGCGCGAGGCCTTCCAGGAGGTCGACTATGCCGCCATGTTCGGCGGCATGGCCAAATGGGCGGCCGAGATCGACGATGCCGAGCGCATCCCGGAGATGGTGGCGCGCGCCTTCCGCGTGGCGACCTCGGGCCGGCCGGGCCCGGTGGTGCTGGCGCTGCCCGAAGACGTGCTCGACGGCGAATGCGCCTGCGCCGACACTGCGCCATACCGCCCGGTCAGCGCGGCACCGTCCGCGGCCGATGCATCCGCCCTGGGCGAGATCCTGCGCGGGGCGCAGCGGCCGCTGGTGATCGCCGGCGGCGCCAACTGGAGCGACGCCGCGGCGGCGGCTTTCTCCCGCTTTGTCCAGGCCTGGAACCTGCCGGTGGCCTGCGCCTTCCGCCGCCAGGACGTGTTCGACAACCGCGACGCGCACTACGCCGGCCACCTGAGCCTGGGCATGAACGCGCGCCTGGCCGAGCGCGTGCGCCAGGCCGATGTGATCCTCGCCTTCGGCACCCGCCTGGGCGACATCGCCACCGATGGCTATACCTTGCTGGACGTGCCCCGTCCGCGCCAGCGCCTGATCCACCTGCATGCCGACAGCGCGGAACTGGGCCGGGTCTACCAGCCCGTGCTGGCCATCCAGAGCGGCATCGAAGCGGGTGCGGAGATGCTGGCGACCCTGCCGGCCCCGGCTTCCGCGCCTTGGGCCGAATGGACGGCCGGCGCGCACGCCGACCACCTCGCCTTCGCCGCACTGCCGGCGCCCCATGCGGAACTGAGCGGGGTCGACCTGGGGGCGGCGGTCGCCCACCTCGACCGCGTGCTGCCCGACGACGCCATCCTCAGCAACGGCGCCGGCAACTACACCGTCTGGCTGCACCGCTTCTATGCCTACCGTCGTCCCCGCACCGAGCTGGCGCCGACCTGCGGCGCCATGGGCTACGGACTGCCGGCCGCCATCGCCGCCAAGCTGCGCGCGCCCGAGCGCACCGTGGTCTGCTTCGCCGGCGACGGCTGCTTCCTGATGTATCCGCAGGAACTGGCCACGGCGGCGCAGGCCGGCGCCAACCTCATCGTGGTGGTGGTCAACAACGGCATGTACGGCACCATTCGCATGCACCAGGAGAAGCGCTACCCGGGCCGCGTCAGCGGCACCGGCATCGCCACCCCGGACTTCGTGCAGATGGCGCAGGCCTGTGGCGCCTGGGCCGAGCGCATCGAGCGCACCGAGGACTTTGCCGCGGCCTTCGAGCGTGCCCGCGCGGCGGGCCGGCCGGCACTGCTCGAGCTGATCACCGATGCGCGCCAGATCACGCCGGCGATGCGGCTGGCCGACTGA
- a CDS encoding methyl-accepting chemotaxis protein: MSQVLKLKLAGRILPDAPAWLARLPLAARLCAAFALVYLFGAAVGLSGIVNLVSIKQMTDTLYQRDMNGAIAAAHAQTALEQIGRAQLALTMATSTSERDAAGADVDAGLRRLDGALDHVKQAAPDRVASLLAERAAAGKLIASYVDLVKRQPLDTLQFDSAVSVDGHFVSEALQKLGAHMETLRAQQERQAADTVAHVAGKQIAAQTMTAVLLGASLLAAVGLAWLAARSLTAELGGEPRAAAQVANRIASGDLTASIPLRAGDRGSLLYYLGGMRDQLAGVLERIHRSTLEITAASQGVAGGNQELSARTAQQVQALAEAAASVGRLTTLVEQAHQQALESSEMARRARAATDAGIAVVREMSGAMDAVHAHSRSISEIVAVIESIAFQTNILALNAAVEAARAGAAGRGFAVVAQEVRALAQRSATSAREIGTLIGDAGREIESGARLSGEVVRAMSGIENAVAHSHELADGLRVLAEEQAGGIRAAGAAIGRLEQTTQQNAALVDDLSAQGSRLDDQAAALAADVARFRF; the protein is encoded by the coding sequence GTGTCACAAGTCCTCAAACTCAAGCTGGCGGGCCGGATCCTGCCGGATGCCCCCGCCTGGCTGGCGCGCCTGCCGCTGGCGGCGCGCTTGTGCGCCGCCTTCGCCCTGGTCTATCTGTTCGGGGCTGCGGTGGGCCTCAGCGGCATCGTCAACCTGGTGTCGATCAAGCAGATGACCGACACGCTCTACCAGCGCGACATGAACGGCGCCATCGCGGCCGCCCATGCCCAGACCGCGCTCGAGCAGATCGGACGCGCCCAGCTGGCGCTCACCATGGCCACCAGCACCAGCGAGCGCGACGCCGCCGGCGCCGATGTCGACGCCGGCCTGCGCCGCCTGGACGGCGCACTCGACCACGTCAAGCAGGCTGCGCCCGACCGCGTCGCGTCGCTGCTCGCGGAGCGCGCGGCGGCCGGCAAGCTGATCGCCAGCTATGTCGACCTGGTCAAGCGCCAGCCGCTCGACACCCTGCAGTTCGACAGCGCGGTCTCCGTGGACGGGCACTTCGTCAGCGAAGCGCTGCAGAAGCTGGGCGCCCACATGGAGACCCTGCGCGCGCAACAGGAACGGCAGGCGGCCGACACCGTCGCGCACGTCGCCGGCAAGCAGATCGCCGCGCAGACCATGACGGCGGTGCTGCTCGGCGCCAGCCTGCTGGCCGCAGTCGGCCTGGCCTGGCTGGCCGCGCGCAGCCTGACCGCCGAACTCGGCGGCGAACCGCGCGCGGCGGCGCAGGTGGCCAACCGCATCGCCTCCGGCGACCTCACCGCGTCGATTCCGCTGCGGGCCGGCGACCGCGGCAGCCTGCTGTATTACCTCGGCGGCATGCGCGACCAGCTCGCCGGCGTGCTCGAGCGTATCCACCGCTCGACGCTGGAGATCACCGCCGCCAGCCAGGGCGTGGCCGGCGGCAACCAGGAACTGTCGGCACGCACCGCCCAGCAGGTGCAGGCCCTGGCCGAAGCCGCCGCCAGCGTGGGCCGGCTCACCACGCTGGTGGAGCAGGCCCACCAGCAGGCGCTGGAGTCGAGCGAGATGGCGCGCCGGGCGCGCGCGGCCACCGACGCCGGCATCGCCGTGGTGCGGGAAATGAGCGGCGCCATGGATGCCGTCCATGCCCATTCGCGCAGCATCTCCGAGATCGTCGCGGTGATCGAGAGCATCGCCTTCCAGACCAATATCCTCGCACTGAACGCCGCCGTGGAGGCCGCGCGTGCCGGCGCGGCCGGCCGCGGCTTCGCCGTGGTGGCGCAGGAAGTGCGCGCGCTGGCCCAGCGCAGCGCCACCTCCGCGCGCGAGATCGGCACCCTGATCGGCGACGCCGGCCGCGAGATCGAGAGCGGCGCGCGCCTCAGCGGCGAGGTGGTGCGCGCCATGTCCGGCATCGAGAACGCGGTCGCCCACAGCCATGAACTGGCCGACGGCCTGCGCGTGCTGGCCGAGGAGCAGGCCGGCGGCATCCGCGCGGCCGGCGCGGCCATCGGCCGCCTCGAACAGACCACGCAGCAGAATGCCGCCCTGGTCGACGACCTGTCCGCCCAGGGCAGCCGCCTCGACGACCAGGCCGCGGCGCTGGCCGCCGACGTGGCCCGCTTCCGCTTCTGA
- a CDS encoding IclR family transcriptional regulator translates to MQAQQEMIAEQPEENGASAVADAADGADGTDTAVRAGKEDRHFVTALARGLDVLACFRSFDTVLGNAEIAQRCGLPKSTVSRLTHTLTELGYLQPLYEPARYRLGSSALALAPAAQQGAEVLAVVRPHMQRLAELSQGVASLIVRDRAHMMIFENCQSESYLTLRVAVGTRISGLATAAGRAYLDALGGIDQRRAVAAFRGRDGIDAARADAILATSHDEVKRLGCTTSFGEWLPHINSIAAAFRPGPALPPMTLSCSGPAAIVPAAQLLDTVRPHLLASIRKIETALGVMAG, encoded by the coding sequence ATGCAAGCACAACAGGAAATGATTGCGGAACAGCCAGAGGAGAACGGCGCTTCTGCCGTGGCGGACGCCGCGGATGGCGCGGATGGCACAGATACGGCGGTCCGGGCCGGCAAGGAAGACCGCCATTTCGTCACGGCGCTGGCGCGCGGACTCGACGTGCTGGCCTGCTTCCGCTCCTTTGACACCGTGCTGGGCAATGCCGAGATCGCCCAGCGTTGCGGGCTGCCGAAATCCACCGTCTCGCGCCTGACCCACACGCTGACCGAGCTGGGCTACCTGCAGCCGCTGTACGAGCCGGCCCGCTACCGGCTCGGCAGTTCGGCGCTGGCGCTGGCGCCCGCCGCCCAGCAAGGCGCCGAGGTGCTGGCCGTGGTGCGCCCGCACATGCAGCGGCTGGCCGAACTGTCGCAAGGCGTGGCCTCGCTGATCGTGCGCGACCGCGCGCACATGATGATCTTCGAAAACTGCCAGTCAGAGTCCTACCTGACCCTGCGCGTGGCCGTCGGCACACGCATCTCCGGCCTGGCCACCGCGGCCGGGCGCGCCTACCTGGACGCGCTCGGCGGCATCGACCAGCGTCGTGCCGTGGCGGCCTTCCGCGGCCGTGACGGCATCGACGCGGCGCGTGCCGATGCCATCCTCGCCACCAGCCACGACGAGGTGAAGCGGCTGGGCTGCACCACCTCCTTCGGCGAATGGCTGCCGCACATCAACTCCATCGCCGCTGCCTTCCGCCCCGGTCCGGCCCTGCCGCCGATGACACTGAGCTGCAGCGGCCCCGCCGCCATCGTGCCGGCCGCACAGCTGCTCGACACGGTGCGGCCGCACCTGCTGGCCAGCATCCGCAAGATCGAGACCGCGTTGGGGGTGATGGCGGGCTGA
- a CDS encoding tripartite tricarboxylate transporter substrate-binding protein, giving the protein MRARSRRRCGWPTEGWPTEQDRARPRTAPARTRPQLPVNNVAELTRYVKQANGKVTFASSGTGTSIHLSGELYKVMTGTSMIHVPYKGSALADTDLMAGQVQLMFDNAPTALPFVKGGKLKALAVTGARRMNALPNVPTMEEAGLHGFVTGSWFGVFAPAGTPREIVARLSDTIVAAVRRPDIRALLLNAGAEPDPKPAPEFQAFALAEKARWEKVIKAAGVSGDAD; this is encoded by the coding sequence ATGCGCGCCAGATCACGCCGGCGATGCGGCTGGCCGACTGAGGGCTGGCCGACTGAGCAGGACCGGGCGCGGCCGCGCACCGCGCCGGCAAGGACCCGCCCACAGCTGCCGGTCAACAACGTTGCCGAACTGACGCGCTACGTGAAGCAGGCCAACGGCAAGGTGACCTTCGCCTCGTCCGGTACCGGCACCTCCATCCACCTGTCGGGCGAGCTGTACAAGGTGATGACGGGCACCTCGATGATCCATGTGCCTTACAAGGGTAGCGCGCTGGCCGACACCGACCTGATGGCCGGCCAGGTGCAGCTGATGTTCGACAACGCGCCGACCGCGCTGCCTTTCGTCAAGGGCGGCAAGCTCAAGGCCCTGGCCGTGACCGGCGCCAGGCGCATGAATGCGCTGCCCAATGTGCCGACCATGGAGGAGGCCGGGCTGCACGGCTTCGTCACCGGCTCCTGGTTCGGCGTGTTCGCGCCGGCGGGCACGCCGCGCGAGATCGTCGCGCGCCTGAGCGACACCATCGTCGCCGCCGTGCGCCGGCCTGACATCCGCGCGCTGCTGCTCAATGCCGGCGCCGAGCCGGATCCCAAGCCGGCGCCCGAGTTCCAGGCCTTCGCGTTGGCCGAGAAGGCGCGCTGGGAGAAGGTGATCAAGGCGGCCGGCGTGTCGGGCGACGCAGATTGA
- a CDS encoding PaaI family thioesterase translates to MTENPADFARDLEAAVMAMPAARTLGLRFTRIEAGQVELELPYQETLSFRPGQLQATPIFAAADFAAVSAAGTLLPKGWANATIDCALKIVGPARGDRLVARGRVVQAARLLTVAAAEVFACDAEGETLCATMLATARNLAPPA, encoded by the coding sequence ATGACAGAGAACCCCGCCGATTTCGCCCGCGACCTGGAGGCAGCCGTGATGGCCATGCCGGCGGCGCGCACGCTGGGCTTGCGCTTCACGCGCATCGAGGCCGGCCAGGTGGAGCTGGAGCTGCCTTACCAGGAGACCCTGAGCTTCCGTCCGGGCCAGCTCCAGGCCACGCCGATCTTCGCCGCGGCCGACTTTGCCGCCGTGTCCGCCGCCGGCACGCTGCTGCCGAAGGGGTGGGCCAACGCCACCATCGACTGCGCCCTCAAGATCGTGGGGCCGGCCCGTGGCGACCGGCTGGTGGCGCGCGGCCGCGTGGTGCAGGCGGCCCGGCTGCTGACGGTCGCTGCCGCCGAGGTCTTCGCCTGCGATGCCGAGGGGGAAACGCTGTGCGCCACCATGCTGGCGACGGCACGCAATCTCGCGCCGCCGGCCTGA
- a CDS encoding phosphodiesterase, protein MSTAASAPALRPALPGLPPVQAVFQPIVQLHDAALLGYEALVRGPEGSPYASPDALFGLAHDSVGTIALELHAARAALASWQEQGLPGRLFLNFSPLSLRHLLAERGRAMGALLGQRAPASRVVIEVTEQTPIGDAAGFAQAMEVLRAMGLQYALDDFGTGHANLDLLAHLSPHYVKIDKSLIRGIATCSRRLEILRAVLRMVSAFSGHVIAEGVEEEDEFAVLRDLGVSCAQGFYLGRPQARPVPEVSPHALRALASRQIAVFPQMVSSGWSGLTAGALMRDAPTMRPATVNDEVLGCFHAHPDLHAVAVVDEAGKPLAIINRQHFIDRYAAPFHRELYGRKACVVQANREPICFDRHVSVEEMAQVLARASQRALADGFIVTEQGRYAGIGTGAELVRAITDIRMQAARHANPLTLLPGNIPLNQHIDRLIASGNAFHACYVDLNHFKPYNDQYGYWKGDEMLKGAAAILAQACDPARDFLGHVGGDDFLVLYQSADWAERVRAAIDSFNAIASAMYPPQARAAGGIHAEDRLGRKTFFPTVSMAVGVVRVGASGMASLRRQGSSLIGSAAAAAKREAKRAPDGLAIIELNAADALRSPVH, encoded by the coding sequence ATGTCCACCGCCGCTTCTGCACCGGCCCTGCGGCCGGCGCTGCCTGGCCTGCCTCCCGTGCAGGCCGTTTTCCAGCCCATCGTGCAATTGCACGACGCGGCGCTGCTTGGCTACGAGGCGCTGGTGCGCGGCCCCGAGGGGTCGCCCTATGCCAGCCCGGATGCCTTGTTCGGACTGGCGCACGACAGTGTCGGTACCATCGCGCTGGAACTGCATGCGGCGCGCGCCGCGCTGGCTTCGTGGCAGGAGCAGGGCCTGCCGGGCCGGCTCTTCCTCAATTTCAGCCCCTTGTCGCTGCGCCATCTGCTGGCCGAGCGCGGCCGTGCGATGGGCGCGCTGCTGGGCCAGCGCGCGCCGGCCAGCCGCGTGGTCATCGAGGTCACCGAGCAGACGCCGATCGGCGACGCCGCCGGCTTCGCGCAAGCGATGGAGGTGCTGCGCGCCATGGGCCTGCAGTATGCGCTCGACGACTTCGGCACCGGCCACGCCAACCTCGATCTGCTGGCCCATCTCTCGCCGCACTACGTCAAGATCGACAAGTCGCTGATCCGGGGCATCGCCACCTGCTCGCGCCGGCTCGAAATCCTGCGCGCGGTGCTGCGCATGGTCAGTGCCTTCAGCGGCCACGTGATCGCCGAGGGCGTGGAGGAGGAGGATGAATTCGCCGTGCTGCGCGACCTTGGTGTTTCCTGCGCGCAAGGCTTCTACCTGGGGCGGCCACAGGCGCGTCCCGTGCCCGAGGTCTCGCCGCATGCGCTGCGCGCGCTCGCCTCGCGCCAGATCGCGGTGTTTCCGCAGATGGTGAGTTCCGGCTGGTCGGGGCTGACGGCCGGGGCCTTGATGCGCGATGCGCCCACCATGCGGCCGGCCACGGTCAATGACGAGGTGCTGGGCTGCTTCCATGCGCATCCGGACCTGCACGCGGTGGCGGTGGTGGACGAGGCAGGCAAGCCCCTCGCGATCATCAACCGGCAGCATTTCATCGATCGCTACGCGGCGCCGTTCCATCGCGAGCTGTATGGGCGCAAGGCCTGCGTGGTACAGGCCAACCGCGAGCCGATCTGCTTCGACCGCCATGTCAGCGTGGAGGAGATGGCGCAGGTCCTGGCGCGCGCCAGCCAGCGGGCCCTGGCCGATGGCTTCATCGTGACCGAGCAGGGCCGCTACGCCGGAATCGGTACCGGTGCCGAACTGGTGCGTGCGATCACGGACATCCGCATGCAGGCGGCGCGCCATGCCAATCCGCTGACCTTGCTGCCCGGCAATATCCCGCTGAACCAGCACATCGACCGCCTGATCGCCTCGGGCAATGCCTTCCATGCCTGCTATGTGGACCTGAATCATTTCAAGCCCTACAACGATCAGTACGGCTACTGGAAGGGCGACGAGATGCTGAAGGGGGCGGCCGCGATCCTCGCCCAGGCCTGCGATCCGGCGCGGGATTTCCTCGGCCATGTGGGGGGCGATGATTTCCTGGTGCTCTATCAGAGCGCGGACTGGGCCGAGCGCGTGCGCGCCGCCATCGACAGTTTCAATGCCATCGCCAGTGCGATGTATCCGCCGCAGGCCAGGGCGGCCGGTGGTATCCACGCGGAAGACCGGCTCGGGCGGAAGACCTTTTTCCCGACGGTGTCGATGGCGGTCGGCGTGGTGCGTGTCGGCGCCTCGGGCATGGCCAGCCTGCGCCGCCAGGGCAGCAGCCTGATCGGCAGCGCCGCAGCCGCGGCCAAGCGCGAGGCGAAACGCGCGCCGGACGGACTGGCGATCATCGAACTGAATGCGGCGGATGCGCTGCGGTCACCCGTCCACTGA
- a CDS encoding HAD domain-containing protein, which produces MSDRLILLDIPGVLYSASSATRLGGTPDSGTLKDVRFFDPVALGFIRRLFGLAGARVVVSDHWRRGIPAAILQQLDLQVEDMMPPAPGGFGAEIAAYFAKRPAPSAYVILSAAPDSLQPQQLAHLVSVDPAQGLTPDGFRRALDVLGVGCPSGMCLDVQPHPELAERLRQLQQLARLAPERFGPAAPAAAPATLFHS; this is translated from the coding sequence ATGTCCGACCGCCTCATCCTGCTCGACATCCCTGGTGTCCTCTACTCCGCCAGCTCGGCGACCCGCCTGGGCGGCACGCCGGACAGCGGCACGCTGAAGGATGTCCGCTTCTTCGACCCGGTCGCGCTCGGCTTCATCCGCCGGCTGTTCGGGCTGGCCGGTGCCCGCGTCGTGGTGTCCGACCACTGGCGGCGCGGCATCCCCGCCGCCATCCTGCAGCAGCTGGACCTGCAGGTCGAGGACATGATGCCGCCGGCGCCGGGCGGCTTCGGCGCCGAGATCGCGGCCTACTTCGCCAAGCGCCCCGCTCCGTCCGCCTACGTGATCCTGAGCGCCGCGCCGGACAGCTTGCAGCCACAGCAGCTTGCGCATCTGGTCAGCGTGGATCCCGCGCAAGGGCTGACCCCGGACGGTTTCCGCCGCGCGCTCGACGTGCTCGGCGTCGGCTGCCCTTCCGGCATGTGCCTGGACGTGCAGCCCCACCCCGAGCTGGCCGAGCGGCTGCGCCAACTGCAGCAACTGGCACGCCTGGCGCCGGAGCGCTTCGGTCCGGCCGCGCCGGCCGCCGCTCCGGCAACCCTGTTCCACTCCTGA